In Blastopirellula sediminis, the following proteins share a genomic window:
- the pdxA gene encoding 4-hydroxythreonine-4-phosphate dehydrogenase PdxA — protein MKPRIAVTMGDPAGVGPEIALRLLANAEVAEYCTPIVFGDAQLLRRVAELLDLPMCETIVDVADGADALRSLTTPAIYDLHAIDAAAILPGKIAAECGRACYEYILAAIRAAEAGQVDAISTGPINKEALHAAGVNYPGHTEIFADETDSARICMMLTSEEITCGFVTTHVGYGEVPGLLSRERIVEVIELCHEAMRRIRGRAPKMLICGLNPHAGEHGLFGNSEEERIIAPAVADAQAFGIEISGPLPPDTVFLRERRATTDCVICMYHDQGHIPLKALAFDVAVNITLGLPIIRTSVDHGTAFDIAWQGKAGVSSLIEAVRLASRLATEPTAAVAPESGGLA, from the coding sequence ATGAAACCGAGAATTGCCGTCACGATGGGGGATCCGGCCGGAGTTGGTCCGGAGATCGCCCTACGCTTGTTGGCCAACGCTGAAGTTGCCGAGTATTGCACGCCGATCGTCTTTGGCGACGCCCAGCTATTGCGCCGCGTTGCGGAGCTGCTCGACCTGCCGATGTGCGAAACGATCGTCGACGTGGCGGATGGCGCCGATGCGCTCCGCTCGCTGACGACGCCGGCGATCTATGACTTGCACGCGATCGACGCGGCGGCGATTTTGCCGGGCAAGATTGCGGCTGAGTGCGGACGCGCGTGTTACGAATACATCCTGGCTGCGATTCGCGCCGCCGAAGCGGGGCAAGTCGACGCGATCAGCACCGGCCCGATCAACAAAGAAGCGTTGCACGCCGCCGGGGTGAACTATCCGGGGCATACCGAGATCTTCGCGGACGAGACCGACTCGGCGCGGATCTGCATGATGCTGACGTCGGAAGAGATCACGTGCGGCTTTGTGACGACGCACGTCGGCTATGGCGAAGTGCCGGGACTATTAAGCCGTGAGCGGATCGTTGAAGTGATCGAGCTTTGTCATGAGGCGATGCGCCGCATTCGAGGACGTGCGCCGAAGATGCTGATCTGCGGATTGAATCCGCATGCCGGCGAACATGGCCTGTTCGGCAATTCGGAAGAAGAGCGGATCATCGCGCCGGCGGTGGCCGATGCGCAAGCGTTTGGCATTGAAATCAGTGGGCCGTTGCCGCCGGATACGGTCTTCTTGCGCGAGCGCCGCGCGACGACCGATTGCGTGATCTGCATGTATCACGATCAGGGGCATATTCCGCTGAAGGCGCTCGCGTTCGACGTCGCGGTAAACATCACGCTGGGACTGCCGATTATCCGGACTTCGGTCGATCACGGGACCGCCTTTGATATCGCGTGGCAAGGCAAAGCGGGCGTTTCGAGCCTGATCGAAGCGGTTCGTCTCGCTTCGCGACTAGCGACCGAGCCGACTGCGGCGGTCGCCCCCGAATCGGGCGGATTGGCCTGA
- a CDS encoding sulfatase-like hydrolase/transferase, which yields MLRLIACAVALFPLLASLAHAADKPNVLFIAVDDLNDWVHCLGGHPQTKSPNVDRLAAKGMLFERAYCSAPACNPSRASLLTGIAPFTSGVYHNDQPWRPAMPDAITLPQFYQQNGYEVIGCGKLFHGSYREEKGFDEYLKQTGDPKPKQTPVNGIPNTSHFDWGPIDAKDAEMSDYQMVDFAIEQLQKKHDKPLFLACGIYRPHLPWYVPQEYFDHFPLDQIQLPQIKEDDLADVPEAGVKIAKPSGDHKKVIETDNYAKAVQGYLASIEFADAQIGRLIAALEASPYADNTIIVLWGDHGWHLGEKLHWRKFALWEEADRVPLLIVAPGVTTPEQRCERTVTLLDLYPTLADLCGLTPPKEVAGKSLAPLLKDPTAAWDRPAVTTHGRNNHAVRDERWRYIRYADGSEELYDHQEDPQEWTNVADLPENDAVKKRLAKWLPTTNAKDADSEKTPVAKNAKAWSMSGVVVYRGQPVAGAKVTMYGRGGKAKASGVTDEEGKYVMKMEPGESFPEGEFKVTVRGVKIPDKFGDFRTTGLTVRNAKAANRYDFSFE from the coding sequence ATGCTTCGCCTGATCGCCTGCGCTGTCGCACTTTTTCCGCTGCTTGCGTCGCTGGCCCACGCCGCCGACAAGCCGAACGTCTTGTTCATCGCCGTCGATGACTTGAACGACTGGGTGCATTGCCTTGGTGGGCATCCGCAGACGAAGTCGCCGAACGTCGATCGTCTGGCGGCGAAGGGGATGTTGTTTGAGCGAGCCTATTGCTCGGCGCCGGCTTGCAATCCTTCGCGCGCTTCGCTGCTGACCGGGATCGCACCGTTCACCTCCGGCGTCTATCACAACGACCAACCGTGGCGCCCGGCGATGCCGGATGCGATCACGCTGCCGCAGTTCTATCAACAGAACGGCTACGAGGTGATCGGTTGCGGCAAGCTCTTCCACGGTTCGTATCGCGAAGAGAAAGGTTTCGACGAGTACCTGAAGCAGACAGGCGATCCGAAGCCAAAGCAGACGCCGGTTAACGGGATTCCGAACACGTCCCATTTCGATTGGGGACCGATCGACGCCAAAGACGCCGAGATGAGCGACTACCAGATGGTCGACTTCGCGATCGAGCAGTTGCAGAAGAAGCATGACAAGCCGCTCTTCCTGGCATGCGGCATCTATCGCCCTCACCTTCCCTGGTATGTGCCGCAGGAATACTTCGATCACTTCCCGCTCGATCAAATTCAACTGCCGCAAATCAAAGAAGATGACCTGGCCGATGTGCCGGAGGCCGGCGTGAAGATCGCCAAGCCAAGCGGCGATCACAAGAAGGTGATTGAAACCGACAACTACGCCAAAGCGGTGCAAGGTTATCTGGCGAGCATCGAATTCGCCGACGCTCAGATCGGCCGATTGATCGCCGCTCTGGAAGCGAGCCCTTACGCCGACAATACGATCATCGTTCTGTGGGGCGACCATGGTTGGCACTTGGGAGAGAAACTCCACTGGCGAAAGTTCGCCTTGTGGGAAGAAGCGGATCGAGTGCCGCTGCTGATCGTCGCCCCGGGCGTTACCACGCCGGAGCAGCGCTGCGAGCGAACGGTGACGCTGCTCGATCTCTATCCGACGCTGGCCGACTTGTGCGGACTCACTCCGCCGAAGGAAGTCGCAGGAAAGAGCCTGGCGCCGCTCTTAAAGGATCCGACCGCCGCGTGGGATCGACCAGCCGTTACCACGCATGGTCGCAACAACCATGCAGTTCGGGATGAGCGCTGGCGCTACATTCGCTACGCCGACGGGAGCGAAGAACTGTACGACCATCAGGAAGATCCGCAGGAATGGACCAACGTCGCCGACTTGCCGGAAAACGACGCGGTGAAAAAACGGCTGGCGAAATGGCTGCCGACGACCAACGCCAAAGATGCGGATAGTGAGAAAACGCCGGTCGCGAAGAACGCAAAAGCTTGGAGCATGAGCGGAGTCGTCGTCTATCGTGGTCAGCCGGTCGCCGGCGCGAAGGTGACGATGTATGGCCGCGGCGGTAAAGCGAAAGCGAGCGGAGTGACGGACGAAGAGGGGAAATACGTCATGAAAATGGAACCGGGCGAAAGCTTTCCTGAGGGTGAATTTAAAGTAACCGTCCGCGGCGTGAAGATCCCCGATAAATTTGGCGATTTCCGTACGACGGGACTGACGGTGAGAAACGCCAAAGCCGCCAATCGATACGACTTCTCTTTCGAATAA
- a CDS encoding PhzF family phenazine biosynthesis protein — protein sequence MPFPLYQIDAFTSQPLSGNPAAVCWLQQSCEDSWLQRVAAEMNLSETAFLWQEKSRFRLRWFTPTVEVDLCGHATLAAAHFLWETGRASPTATIEFNTRSGVLTAARIDERIELDFPIDEIEVCPPPTGLIAALGCKAIATGRNRRDVLIEVASEEELRSVTPDFRRLAEIRARGVIVTCRGDGERYEFLSRFFAPACGIDEDPVTGSAHCALVTYWAPKWKKETLRAFQCSQRGGELEVTLDGDRAKLRGAAVTVLRGELDA from the coding sequence ATGCCCTTTCCGCTCTATCAGATCGACGCATTTACATCCCAGCCCCTCTCCGGGAATCCGGCCGCCGTCTGTTGGCTGCAGCAATCCTGCGAAGATAGCTGGCTGCAACGGGTCGCGGCGGAAATGAATCTCTCCGAAACGGCTTTTCTCTGGCAAGAGAAAAGCCGTTTTCGTTTGCGCTGGTTCACGCCGACGGTCGAAGTCGATCTATGCGGACACGCCACCTTGGCGGCGGCTCACTTTCTGTGGGAAACCGGCAGAGCGTCACCGACTGCGACGATCGAGTTCAACACGCGCAGCGGAGTTCTAACGGCGGCTAGAATTGACGAGCGAATCGAACTCGATTTTCCAATCGATGAGATTGAAGTCTGCCCTCCGCCAACCGGACTGATCGCGGCGCTCGGATGTAAAGCGATTGCGACGGGCCGCAATCGCCGCGACGTGCTGATTGAAGTCGCTTCGGAAGAAGAACTGCGAAGCGTGACGCCCGACTTTCGCCGGTTGGCCGAGATCCGCGCACGCGGCGTGATCGTCACTTGTCGCGGTGATGGAGAGCGATACGAATTTCTCTCTCGCTTTTTCGCGCCGGCCTGCGGTATCGACGAAGATCCGGTCACCGGGTCAGCCCACTGCGCGCTGGTCACATACTGGGCGCCGAAGTGGAAAAAAGAAACGCTGCGAGCGTTTCAATGCTCGCAGCGCGGCGGAGAGTTGGAGGTGACGCTCGATGGTGATCGCGCCAAACTGCGCGGCGCGGCGGTCACGGTCTTACGCGGCGAACTCGACGCGTGA